A genomic segment from Propioniciclava sp. MC1595 encodes:
- a CDS encoding ABC transporter ATP-binding protein: MPDAIVETIDLVRTYGVEPNVVRALDGVSLSVAPGEFVAVMGPSGCGKSTLLNLVGGLDTPTSGSVRIDGVDIATLPDEQLTTLRRRRLGFVFQFFNLIPVLDATENAALPLTLDGAKDADARATDWLRRVGLGERLRNRPDQLSGGQQQRVAIARALSTDPALVLADEPTGNLDSASASEIAELLAQVASDWGRSVLMVTHDPRIASYASRLVLMRDGAIVDDLVLDGRPEAARQAMDRAGML; the protein is encoded by the coding sequence ATGCCTGACGCCATCGTCGAGACGATCGACCTCGTGCGCACCTACGGGGTCGAGCCGAACGTGGTCCGCGCGCTGGACGGCGTCAGCCTCAGCGTCGCCCCCGGCGAGTTCGTCGCGGTCATGGGGCCCTCGGGCTGCGGCAAGTCGACCCTGCTCAACCTCGTGGGCGGGCTCGACACCCCCACCTCGGGGTCGGTCCGCATCGACGGGGTGGACATCGCCACGCTGCCCGACGAGCAGCTCACCACGCTGCGCCGCCGCCGGCTGGGGTTCGTTTTCCAGTTCTTCAACCTGATCCCGGTGCTCGACGCCACCGAGAACGCGGCGCTCCCCCTCACCCTCGACGGGGCCAAGGACGCCGACGCGCGCGCCACCGACTGGCTGCGCCGCGTCGGCCTCGGCGAGCGCCTGCGCAACCGCCCCGACCAGCTGTCGGGCGGCCAGCAGCAGCGCGTCGCGATCGCCCGCGCCCTCTCCACCGACCCGGCCCTCGTGCTCGCCGACGAACCCACCGGCAACCTCGACTCGGCCTCGGCCTCCGAGATCGCCGAGCTGCTCGCCCAGGTCGCCTCGGACTGGGGGCGGTCGGTGCTCATGGTCACCCACGACCCGCGGATCGCTTCCTACGCCTCCCGCCTCGTGCTCATGCGCGACGGCGCGATCGTCGACGACCTCGTCCTCGACGGACGCCCCGAGGCCGCCCGCCAGGCCATGGACCGCGCCGGGATGCTCTGA
- a CDS encoding efflux RND transporter periplasmic adaptor subunit, translating into MTRRRLITALVVVALAIALGAGWFISTRAARTTVATATATTQTLDVVVTAQGTMAAGSASTVTAPTSGVLQSVAVTDGQQVEQGQLLGTMDAQPLDQALAQAEAQYAAARAMATGTDRLNRARDAATHSAQLAVDIARANRDKAELKAPAAGTVQFASLSLAPGLPPLFTTAAGSSVTAGMALFTVVSPDALRFDAAVDEADIAGVQVGQTATVTLDAFPGRPFTGLVEALRPAAVTTSTGGVAFTTVIKLDAGDARLLTGMTGDADIATESIADALVVPVQAVVADGASRHVWKIDNGVAHKVAVEVGPSTDTLTQVTSGLAAGDVVATTNLTALAEGGAVDA; encoded by the coding sequence ATGACCCGTCGTCGCCTCATCACCGCCCTCGTCGTGGTCGCGCTGGCGATCGCCCTCGGCGCCGGCTGGTTCATCTCGACCCGCGCCGCCCGCACCACGGTCGCCACGGCGACCGCCACCACCCAGACCCTCGACGTCGTCGTGACCGCACAGGGCACGATGGCCGCGGGGTCGGCGTCCACCGTCACCGCCCCGACCAGCGGCGTGCTGCAATCGGTCGCCGTCACCGACGGGCAGCAGGTCGAGCAGGGCCAGCTGCTCGGCACCATGGACGCCCAGCCCCTCGACCAGGCCCTCGCCCAGGCCGAGGCGCAGTACGCGGCCGCCCGCGCCATGGCCACCGGGACCGACCGGCTCAACCGCGCCCGCGACGCCGCCACCCACTCCGCCCAGCTCGCCGTCGACATCGCCCGCGCCAACCGCGACAAGGCCGAGCTCAAGGCCCCCGCCGCGGGCACCGTGCAGTTCGCCTCGCTGTCACTGGCGCCTGGCCTGCCCCCGCTCTTCACCACCGCGGCCGGCTCTTCGGTGACCGCGGGCATGGCCCTGTTCACCGTCGTCAGCCCCGACGCGCTGCGCTTCGACGCGGCGGTCGACGAGGCCGACATCGCGGGCGTCCAGGTCGGCCAGACGGCCACCGTCACGCTCGACGCGTTCCCCGGACGCCCCTTCACCGGCCTGGTCGAGGCGTTGCGTCCCGCAGCCGTGACCACCTCCACCGGAGGGGTCGCGTTCACCACGGTCATCAAGCTGGACGCCGGCGACGCCCGCCTGCTGACCGGCATGACCGGCGACGCCGACATCGCCACCGAGTCGATCGCCGACGCGCTCGTGGTGCCGGTGCAGGCCGTCGTCGCCGACGGGGCGTCCCGGCACGTCTGGAAGATCGACAACGGCGTGGCCCACAAGGTCGCCGTCGAGGTCGGGCCGTCCACCGACACCCTGACCCAGGTCACCTCGGGGCTGGCGGCCGGCGATGTCGTCGCGACCACCAACCTCACGGCGCTCGCGGAGGGGGGTGCGGTCGATGCCTGA
- a CDS encoding TetR/AcrR family transcriptional regulator, which translates to MARVSKHPAVRRDELMDAALQLCVDIGYEAMSIEQVTQATGVAKGTFYYHFASKTDLLIAMVGRWADELFDALEHADQTDQGTGAQRFQAMMQFATAWKLERVDSAMASIPLLYKPENLELRHRLFDAWGVRMYRLFLPMVEQGHDDGTFAVDDAPATTQLVLALWLHGSTTLFDRALAADTDDEYAEILVRGIPALLTATERVLGAAAGTFAAPELHPETLRQMRAPFLAALEGTPR; encoded by the coding sequence ATGGCACGCGTCTCCAAACACCCGGCGGTCCGGCGTGACGAGCTCATGGACGCCGCCCTGCAGCTCTGCGTCGACATCGGCTACGAGGCCATGTCGATCGAGCAGGTCACGCAGGCGACCGGCGTCGCGAAGGGCACGTTCTACTACCACTTCGCGTCCAAGACCGACCTCCTGATCGCGATGGTCGGCCGGTGGGCGGACGAGCTGTTCGACGCCCTCGAACACGCCGACCAGACCGACCAGGGCACGGGCGCCCAGCGCTTCCAGGCGATGATGCAGTTCGCCACGGCATGGAAGCTCGAGCGCGTCGACTCCGCGATGGCCTCCATCCCGCTCCTGTACAAGCCCGAGAACCTCGAGCTGCGCCACCGGCTGTTCGACGCGTGGGGCGTCCGGATGTACCGACTGTTCCTGCCGATGGTCGAACAGGGGCACGACGACGGCACCTTCGCGGTCGACGACGCCCCCGCCACCACCCAGCTCGTGCTCGCCCTGTGGCTGCACGGCTCCACCACCCTGTTCGACCGCGCGCTCGCCGCCGACACCGACGACGAGTACGCCGAGATCCTGGTCCGCGGCATCCCCGCCCTGCTGACCGCGACCGAGCGCGTGCTCGGCGCCGCCGCGGGCACGTTCGCCGCACCCGAACTCCACCCCGAGACCCTGCGCCAGATGCGCGCACCGTTCCTCGCCGCTCTCGAAGGGACACCGCGATGA
- the arsB gene encoding ACR3 family arsenite efflux transporter: MTRLLGRFVPGLAQALDAVKIGSVSLPIALGLLVMMYPVLAKVRYDETHRVTADKRLMTLSLVLNWIIGPALMFALAWLLLPDLPEYRTGLIIVGLARCIAMVLIWNDLACGDREAAAVLVAINSVFQVIAFSALGWFYLQVLPSWLGLPTTSAEFSFWSIFVSVLVFLGIPLLAGFLTRHFGERAKGRVWYEGTFLPKLGPWALYGLLFTIVLLFAFQGDEITSRPLDVARIALPLLAYFALMWLGSLLASRAVGLDYAHAATVAFTAAGNNFELAIAVAIGTYGITSGQALAGVVGPLIEVPILVGLVHVSLWLAPKLFPNDPTVPTRATAARPH, from the coding sequence GTGACCAGGCTGCTGGGCCGGTTCGTCCCCGGCCTGGCCCAGGCGCTGGACGCCGTGAAGATCGGGTCGGTCTCCCTGCCGATCGCCCTCGGCCTGCTCGTGATGATGTACCCGGTGCTGGCGAAGGTCCGCTACGACGAGACCCACCGCGTCACCGCCGACAAGCGGCTCATGACCCTCAGCCTCGTCCTCAACTGGATCATCGGGCCGGCGCTCATGTTCGCGCTGGCCTGGCTGCTGCTGCCCGACCTGCCCGAGTACCGCACCGGCCTGATCATCGTCGGCCTGGCCCGTTGCATCGCGATGGTGCTGATCTGGAACGACCTCGCCTGCGGCGACCGCGAGGCCGCCGCCGTCCTCGTGGCGATCAACTCGGTGTTCCAGGTCATCGCCTTCTCGGCGCTCGGCTGGTTCTACCTGCAGGTCCTGCCGAGCTGGCTCGGCCTGCCGACCACGTCGGCCGAGTTCTCGTTCTGGTCGATCTTCGTGTCGGTGCTGGTGTTCCTGGGCATCCCGCTGCTGGCCGGCTTCCTCACCCGCCACTTCGGCGAGCGTGCCAAGGGCCGCGTCTGGTACGAGGGCACCTTCCTGCCGAAGCTGGGCCCGTGGGCGCTCTACGGCCTGCTCTTCACGATCGTGCTGTTGTTCGCCTTCCAGGGCGACGAGATCACCTCGCGCCCGCTCGACGTCGCCCGCATCGCGCTGCCCCTGCTGGCCTACTTCGCCCTGATGTGGCTCGGCTCGCTGCTGGCGTCCCGCGCGGTGGGCCTCGACTACGCCCACGCCGCCACCGTCGCGTTCACCGCGGCCGGCAACAACTTCGAGCTCGCCATCGCGGTCGCGATCGGCACCTACGGCATCACCTCCGGCCAGGCCCTCGCCGGCGTGGTCGGCCCCCTGATCGAGGTCCCGATCCTCGTCGGCCTCGTCCACGTGAGCCTCTGGCTCGCGCCCAAGCTGTTCCCGAACGACCCCACCGTCCCGACCCGCGCCACCGCCGCGCGCCCGCACTGA